The window GAGCGCGCGCGGCCGATGTTCGAGATGGCGCCGCACAACCGGCTGGACGACCCGCTCGACCGCCTGCTCGGCCATATCGATTTCCGGCTGGCGATGCTCGACGGCCCGACCGAGGATTATACCTGCTTCGTCGGCACGATGGTGCAGGAAGCCTATGCGACCAGCGACCGCATCCGCGCCGCGTGCGAGGCGAGCATCAACGCCTATTGCCAGGCCCTCGCCCCCGACATCCAGGCCGCGATCGACCTGTACGGCGCCCCCGACGACGTCACCGCGATCGGACTCGCCCAGCATGTCCAGTCGGTGCTGCAAGGCGCCTTCGTCCTGGCGAAAACCACGAACGACCCGGCGATTGCCCGCGGCACCGTCACCCATTTGAAGCGTTATGTCCGGATGCTGTTCGCTCCGGACTGAAGCGAGAGGAACCCCCGATGTCCGATTCCCCGAAGATGATTTTCGTGAACCTGCCTGTCGCCGACCTCGCAAAGTCGAAAGCCTTTTACGAGGCGCTGGGCTTCACCAACGAACCGCGCTTCTCCGACGATACCGGCGCCGCGATGGTGTGGTCGGAAACGATTTTCGTGATGATCCTCTCCCACGAAAAGTGGAAGGGCTTCACCGACCGGCCGATCGCCCCGGCGACGTCGAGCGAGGTGTCGCTGGCGCTGGCGCTCGGCAGCCGCGAGGCGGTCGATGCGATGGTCGAAGCGGCCGCCGCCGCGGGTGGTACCGCCGACATCAACCCGGTGCAGGATCATGGCT is drawn from Sphingopyxis sp. OPL5 and contains these coding sequences:
- a CDS encoding TetR/AcrR family transcriptional regulator, with product MTSNQPPSGPAPSPRAPRGSARAALIAAAHSTVRKQGYAATSVDEICAAAGVTKGAFFHHFASKEALGVAAAEGWTERARPMFEMAPHNRLDDPLDRLLGHIDFRLAMLDGPTEDYTCFVGTMVQEAYATSDRIRAACEASINAYCQALAPDIQAAIDLYGAPDDVTAIGLAQHVQSVLQGAFVLAKTTNDPAIARGTVTHLKRYVRMLFAPD
- a CDS encoding VOC family protein, with the protein product MSDSPKMIFVNLPVADLAKSKAFYEALGFTNEPRFSDDTGAAMVWSETIFVMILSHEKWKGFTDRPIAPATSSEVSLALALGSREAVDAMVEAAAAAGGTADINPVQDHGFMYGRDILDPDGHVWGPFWMDPAVANGEAPVPETSL